A section of the Candidatus Uhrbacteria bacterium CG10_big_fil_rev_8_21_14_0_10_50_16 genome encodes:
- a CDS encoding cell division/cell wall cluster transcriptional repressor MraZ, whose product MFLGEYNHALDEKGRLAIPVKFRDALRKGAVVTRGLDNSLVIYAMTEWKVLATKLANLPISQQNSRAFARLMLAGAMDVSIDKQGRFGIPEYLRQYAGMKKNVVVAGLYNRLELWDASTWEAYKKKTESASSAIAEQLGELGI is encoded by the coding sequence ATGTTTCTTGGTGAATATAATCATGCGTTAGATGAAAAAGGTCGGTTGGCCATCCCGGTAAAGTTTCGTGATGCGCTCCGTAAGGGCGCCGTCGTTACGCGCGGGTTGGACAACTCCCTCGTCATTTATGCCATGACTGAATGGAAAGTTCTTGCAACCAAGCTTGCAAACCTTCCTATTTCACAACAAAACTCTCGTGCGTTCGCCCGACTCATGCTTGCGGGTGCAATGGATGTGAGTATCGATAAACAGGGACGATTTGGTATCCCAGAATATCTTCGACAATACGCGGGTATGAAGAAGAATGTGGTTGTGGCGGGTTTATACAACCGTCTCGAACTTTGGGATGCGTCCACGTGGGAAGCGTATAAGAAAAAAACAGAGTCTGCATCTTCGGCGATTGCCGAGCAGCTCGGTGAATTGGGTATTTAG
- a CDS encoding 16S rRNA (cytosine(1402)-N(4))-methyltransferase produces the protein MESFHIPVLKEEIRHWMQPHAGGVYVDGTLGHGGHTILLLEASAPDGRVIGVDRDARNIAMAQDRIGATDRLTFVQDDYRHLKKILHAQGIGEVDGILLDVGFSSAHVDDAARGFSFQKDGPLDMRYDVDQGQTAAEVVNSWSEEQLTQAFLVYGEEDRAREVAKAIVARRRERPFSTTVDLAETIAVTLGRHGKIHPATRVFQALRIVVNDELGAIETVLPQAVDALNVGGRLCVISFHSLEDRLVKRFLKGRPDLRILTKKPLKPSPSEIASNPRARSAKLRVAQKVGPEEIGKSKNKYPQHDRSLNNQARHAFSPDDSNIPHPLEPSA, from the coding sequence ATGGAATCGTTCCACATTCCGGTTCTCAAGGAGGAGATACGCCATTGGATGCAACCGCACGCAGGAGGAGTTTACGTGGATGGGACATTGGGACATGGTGGGCACACGATACTGTTGTTGGAGGCAAGTGCTCCAGATGGTCGTGTGATTGGCGTTGATCGTGATGCGCGCAATATTGCGATGGCACAGGATCGCATCGGTGCCACGGATCGACTCACCTTTGTGCAGGATGATTACCGACACCTCAAAAAAATTCTGCACGCGCAGGGAATAGGGGAGGTGGACGGAATCTTGTTAGATGTCGGGTTTAGCTCGGCACATGTGGATGATGCCGCACGCGGATTCAGTTTTCAAAAAGATGGACCGTTGGACATGCGCTACGACGTCGACCAAGGGCAGACAGCCGCCGAGGTTGTGAACTCCTGGTCGGAGGAGCAGCTCACGCAAGCATTTCTTGTCTACGGAGAAGAGGATCGTGCGCGAGAGGTGGCAAAAGCCATTGTTGCCCGAAGACGTGAACGACCGTTTTCTACGACGGTCGATCTCGCGGAAACCATTGCGGTGACGCTTGGAAGGCATGGGAAAATTCATCCCGCAACCCGTGTGTTTCAGGCGTTACGCATTGTCGTTAATGACGAACTGGGAGCTATTGAAACAGTCCTTCCACAAGCCGTTGACGCTCTCAATGTAGGGGGTCGCCTCTGTGTGATCTCGTTCCATTCGCTGGAAGATCGACTGGTTAAACGTTTTCTCAAAGGACGACCAGACCTGCGTATTCTGACCAAAAAACCGCTCAAACCGAGCCCGTCAGAAATCGCCAGTAATCCGCGCGCTCGCAGCGCAAAACTCCGTGTCGCACAAAAAGTCGGCCCGGAGGAGATAGGAAAAAGCAAAAACAAATACCCTCAACATGACCGTTCTCTCAACAACCAAGCGCGTCACGCGTTTTCTCCCGACGATTCCAACATCCCTCACCCTCTGGAACCTAGTGCTTAG